One window of Botrimarina mediterranea genomic DNA carries:
- a CDS encoding DUF1501 domain-containing protein, with protein sequence MNPLQHLHRLNAERVTRRHFLAGGMAGLGALWLGAERAQASSQAITIDPSQPWAPREPHFAAKAKRVIYLHMAGAPSQFELFDHKPELKKLDGQKCPTELLAGQRFAFLRGEPVLLGPQFPFEQCGESAQWVSDRLPEFKKSVDRVTFIRTMTTDQFNHAPAQLLVHTGSPRSGSASIGSWVTYGLGSENQNLPGFVVLLSGGKNPDVGQAGWGSGYLPSVYQGVQCRSHGDPVLFLSNPDGVDADLRRRTIEAINRVNQTTHDEWGDPETLTRIAQYEMACRMQLEASDAMSLTSESPATIEAYGAEPGKESFANNCLLARRLAERGVRFVQLFDWGWDTHGTSEDGSIDMGLTKKARQVDKPVHALLTDLEERGLLDETLVVWGGEFGRTPMRENRGGQEMAFLGRDHHAKTFTIWLAGGGVKRGHSHGETDPIGFGPTTRPVEVRDLHATMLKLLGFDHEKLIYPLRGLDQKLTGVEPARVVDDLIA encoded by the coding sequence ATGAATCCGCTCCAGCACCTCCACCGCCTGAACGCCGAGCGCGTTACGCGTCGCCACTTCCTCGCCGGAGGGATGGCGGGCTTGGGGGCGTTGTGGTTGGGCGCGGAGCGGGCGCAGGCTTCGTCGCAAGCGATCACGATCGACCCGTCGCAGCCCTGGGCGCCGCGCGAGCCGCACTTCGCGGCGAAGGCGAAGCGGGTCATCTACCTGCACATGGCGGGGGCGCCGAGCCAGTTCGAGTTGTTCGACCACAAGCCCGAGCTGAAGAAGCTCGACGGGCAGAAGTGCCCGACAGAACTTCTCGCCGGGCAGCGCTTCGCGTTCCTGCGCGGCGAGCCGGTTCTGCTCGGGCCGCAGTTCCCGTTCGAGCAGTGCGGCGAGTCGGCGCAGTGGGTCAGCGATCGGCTGCCCGAGTTCAAGAAGTCGGTGGACCGCGTCACGTTCATCCGCACGATGACGACCGACCAGTTCAACCACGCGCCGGCACAGCTCCTCGTGCACACCGGCTCGCCGCGCTCGGGGAGCGCGTCGATCGGCTCGTGGGTGACGTACGGCCTGGGGAGCGAGAACCAAAACCTGCCGGGCTTTGTCGTGTTGCTCTCGGGCGGGAAGAACCCCGACGTGGGCCAGGCGGGGTGGGGGAGCGGCTACCTGCCGAGCGTCTACCAGGGCGTGCAGTGCCGCAGCCACGGCGACCCCGTGCTGTTTTTGTCGAACCCCGATGGCGTCGACGCCGATCTACGTCGCCGCACGATTGAGGCGATCAATCGCGTCAACCAAACCACGCACGACGAGTGGGGCGATCCCGAGACGCTGACCCGCATCGCGCAGTACGAGATGGCGTGCCGGATGCAGCTCGAGGCGTCCGACGCGATGAGCCTCACCAGCGAGTCGCCGGCGACGATCGAGGCCTACGGCGCCGAGCCCGGCAAGGAGAGCTTCGCCAATAACTGCCTCCTCGCACGGCGGCTCGCCGAGCGCGGCGTGCGGTTCGTGCAGCTCTTCGATTGGGGTTGGGACACGCACGGCACCAGCGAGGACGGCTCGATCGACATGGGCCTGACGAAGAAGGCCCGCCAAGTCGACAAGCCAGTGCATGCGCTGCTCACCGACTTAGAAGAGCGTGGCTTGCTCGACGAGACGCTTGTCGTCTGGGGCGGCGAGTTCGGCCGCACGCCGATGCGTGAGAACCGCGGCGGGCAAGAGATGGCTTTCCTCGGCCGCGACCACCACGCCAAGACGTTCACGATCTGGCTCGCCGGCGGCGGCGTGAAGCGCGGGCACTCGCACGGCGAGACCGACCCGATCGGCTTCGGTCCGACGACGCGCCCCGTCGAGGTGCGCGACCTGCACGCAACGATGCTGAAGCTGCTGGGCTTCGACCACGAGAAGCTCATCTACCCGCTCCGAGGGCTCGATCAGAAGTTGACGGGCGTCGAGCCGGCCCGCGTTGTTGACGACCTCATTGCATAA
- a CDS encoding SGNH/GDSL hydrolase family protein, with the protein MNLLLTRWLLALLSCALAPLGALAGPYTDLIVFGDSLSDVGNTFSSSIASLFIDTDDYMGRFSNGPVYAERLSMGLDLGTLTRDGVGGDNFAYGGAETNGPGGLEGWFINSLSEQVTRYLNRIDGATPDPQTLFVVFIGANDFLRADETNPATPAGVVQTQINRLINAGARQLLGVNLPLLGLTPDYSANPSEAATKSSLAATYNDALENVYSTLETTNPAVTIHRLDVESLFSSYLDNAASLGFTNTVDRGQDVPGSSYDRAPGYVFWDGVHPTREAHALLGEAAIRAVLPEGDYNRDGMLNAADYDAWRAAYGTTFNAFAGQTPSLAADGNGDGRVDAADYTLWRDLMSAAAVAVPEPAGVWLVVAALAASWRRR; encoded by the coding sequence ATGAACCTGCTACTCACTCGTTGGTTGCTAGCACTGCTCTCGTGCGCACTTGCACCGCTCGGTGCGCTCGCCGGCCCTTACACCGACCTCATCGTCTTCGGTGACAGCCTGTCGGACGTGGGCAACACGTTCTCATCGAGCATCGCCTCGCTGTTCATCGACACCGACGATTACATGGGCCGATTCTCTAACGGGCCGGTCTACGCCGAACGGCTCTCGATGGGCCTCGACCTCGGGACGCTCACGCGCGACGGCGTTGGCGGGGATAACTTCGCCTATGGCGGCGCCGAGACCAACGGCCCCGGCGGCCTTGAAGGGTGGTTCATCAACTCGCTCAGCGAGCAGGTAACTAGGTACCTCAATCGCATCGACGGCGCGACGCCCGACCCGCAGACGCTGTTCGTCGTGTTTATCGGAGCAAATGACTTTTTGCGTGCCGACGAGACCAACCCCGCGACGCCCGCGGGCGTCGTGCAGACGCAAATCAACCGCCTTATCAATGCCGGCGCTCGCCAGTTGCTCGGCGTGAACCTACCACTACTAGGGCTCACGCCCGACTACAGCGCAAACCCAAGCGAAGCCGCCACCAAGAGCAGCCTGGCAGCGACCTACAACGACGCGCTCGAGAATGTCTACTCGACCCTCGAAACCACGAATCCCGCCGTTACGATTCACCGGCTCGATGTCGAGTCGCTCTTCAGCAGCTATCTCGACAACGCCGCGTCGCTCGGTTTCACCAATACGGTCGATCGAGGACAGGACGTGCCGGGCAGCTCTTACGACCGCGCCCCGGGGTATGTCTTCTGGGACGGCGTCCACCCGACGCGCGAGGCCCACGCCCTGCTCGGCGAAGCGGCGATCCGAGCGGTCTTGCCCGAGGGCGATTACAACCGCGACGGCATGCTTAACGCCGCCGACTACGACGCCTGGCGAGCCGCTTACGGCACGACGTTCAACGCCTTTGCCGGGCAAACGCCGTCGCTCGCCGCCGACGGCAACGGCGACGGCCGCGTTGACGCCGCGGACTACACGCTATGGCGCGACCTGATGAGCGCCGCGGCGGTCGCCGTGCCGGAGCCGGCGGGGGTGTGGCTAGTTGTCGCAGCGCTCGCAGCGAGTTGGCGGCGGCGTTAG
- a CDS encoding homocysteine S-methyltransferase family protein has protein sequence MPRYRHALPQLAGQPILTDGGMETVLIFQEGIDLPCFASFPVLDSEEGRALLTRYLDQHLQIADGHGVGLLLESATWRASPDWVARVTGSPDPTAGINRAAIDFLAGYREQKSREITLPISGAVGPRGDGYIADSAMTADEAAEYHRTQIETLAATEADLVTAYTLNYVEEAIGVALAARGAGIPVAISLTVETDGRLPTGQPLDEAIQQVDEATGASPAYYMVNCAHPTHFAEVLDGSKPWTNRIHGLRANASTLSHAELEAMTELDDGDPDDLGRRVGSLRERLPHLSVLGGCCGTDHRHIAAIAAACFG, from the coding sequence ATGCCCCGTTACCGCCACGCCCTGCCGCAGCTTGCCGGCCAGCCGATCCTGACCGACGGCGGGATGGAGACCGTCCTGATCTTTCAGGAAGGGATTGATCTGCCTTGCTTCGCGTCGTTCCCGGTGCTCGATAGCGAGGAAGGCCGGGCGCTGCTGACTCGTTATCTCGATCAACACCTCCAAATCGCTGACGGTCACGGCGTTGGGCTGCTGCTCGAATCGGCGACCTGGCGGGCGAGCCCCGATTGGGTCGCCCGCGTTACCGGCTCGCCCGACCCCACTGCCGGCATCAATCGTGCGGCGATCGATTTCTTGGCGGGCTATCGTGAGCAGAAGTCGCGCGAAATAACGCTGCCGATCAGCGGCGCCGTCGGCCCGCGGGGCGACGGCTACATTGCCGATTCTGCTATGACCGCCGACGAAGCGGCCGAGTACCACCGCACGCAGATCGAAACGCTCGCCGCCACGGAAGCGGACCTCGTCACCGCCTACACGCTCAACTACGTCGAGGAGGCGATCGGCGTCGCGCTCGCGGCGCGTGGCGCCGGGATACCCGTGGCGATCTCGCTCACCGTCGAGACCGATGGCCGACTGCCGACGGGCCAACCGCTCGACGAAGCGATCCAACAGGTTGACGAGGCGACGGGCGCCTCGCCCGCCTACTACATGGTCAACTGCGCGCACCCGACGCACTTTGCGGAGGTGCTCGATGGCTCAAAGCCTTGGACAAATCGCATCCACGGATTACGGGCCAACGCCTCGACGCTCAGCCACGCCGAGCTCGAGGCAATGACCGAACTCGACGACGGCGACCCGGACGACTTGGGGCGCCGCGTCGGTTCGTTGCGTGAGAGGCTGCCGCACCTGTCGGTGCTCGGCGGCTGTTGCGGGACCGATCATCGCCATATCGCCGCAATCGCCGCCGCGTGTTTCGGCTAA
- a CDS encoding metallophosphoesterase yields the protein MKKLLLAMFGCLASVAVAHEGHDHDHAEDAAAQAKYPSALVLPAIEGPKPWSDKPHLNDPDRFQIAIMTDRTGGHRPGIWMDAVRKLNLLRPEFVMSVGDLIEGYTEDPQRIDEMWEEFLGFIDEMEMRFFFVAGNHDVTNPQLHKRWREQFGREWYSFDYRGVHFLALCSEDPGPEHISEEQLDFIKTDLADHADARWTLVFLHKPLWTYAERAIANGDEDPTNWKKVEAMLVDRPHTVFAGHVHHYAQYQRNEQQYYALATTGGGSLLRGNEYGEFDHVMWLTMEPDGPHVVNLRLDGILPADVVTEESAKRFGAFLRQVRVEVEPILIDDHTGFSEGELSVKLDNEFAEAVELTGRIDGLPLRGLTVEPDGLKIAADKKSSNEQRIRIRFDEPIAFESLQRGTFTAIVRSKPTGDGAPLSAERVIPVIIDRRHLCPFYDGDFTLDGEIEPWPEPAYETPEKPLLIGQIQDWTGPKDGSFAFTVAQDDERLIFSAKVTDEKLVAGDRLQWLLDARPDSQRMADPRQRGGTYRFSVTAPDENGEATVRAFANRGSRRQMKGVKGAARRVDGGYEVELTVPQNVLARHQGGQRWSEFQLAAIQSDVDDPDRPAAEIVWRGTSDARARNANYARFERVD from the coding sequence ATGAAGAAACTCTTGTTGGCGATGTTCGGTTGCTTGGCCTCGGTCGCGGTCGCCCATGAAGGGCACGACCACGACCATGCGGAGGACGCCGCCGCGCAGGCGAAGTACCCTTCAGCGCTGGTGCTGCCCGCGATCGAAGGGCCTAAGCCTTGGTCCGACAAGCCGCACCTCAATGATCCGGATCGGTTTCAGATCGCGATCATGACCGACCGCACCGGCGGACACCGTCCAGGCATCTGGATGGACGCGGTGCGAAAGCTCAACCTGCTGCGGCCCGAGTTCGTGATGTCCGTCGGCGACCTCATCGAGGGTTACACCGAGGACCCCCAGCGGATCGACGAGATGTGGGAGGAGTTCCTCGGCTTCATCGACGAGATGGAGATGCGGTTCTTCTTTGTCGCCGGCAATCACGACGTCACCAACCCACAGCTGCACAAGCGTTGGCGCGAGCAGTTCGGGCGCGAGTGGTACTCGTTCGACTACCGCGGCGTCCACTTCCTGGCGCTGTGTAGCGAGGACCCGGGCCCCGAGCACATCAGCGAAGAGCAACTCGACTTCATCAAGACCGACCTCGCCGATCACGCCGACGCGCGGTGGACGCTCGTCTTCCTCCACAAGCCGTTGTGGACTTACGCCGAGCGCGCGATCGCGAATGGCGACGAGGACCCGACCAATTGGAAAAAGGTCGAAGCGATGCTCGTCGATCGGCCGCACACGGTCTTCGCGGGGCACGTCCACCACTACGCGCAGTACCAACGCAACGAGCAGCAGTACTACGCGCTGGCGACGACTGGCGGCGGGTCGCTACTACGCGGCAATGAGTACGGCGAGTTCGACCACGTTATGTGGCTGACGATGGAGCCCGACGGCCCGCACGTGGTGAACCTGCGGCTCGACGGCATCCTGCCCGCCGACGTGGTGACCGAGGAGAGCGCGAAGCGCTTCGGCGCTTTCTTGCGGCAGGTCCGTGTCGAGGTCGAGCCGATCTTGATCGACGACCACACCGGCTTCTCCGAGGGCGAACTATCGGTGAAGCTCGACAACGAGTTCGCCGAGGCGGTGGAGTTGACCGGCCGCATCGATGGCTTGCCACTGCGGGGCCTAACCGTTGAGCCCGACGGCCTCAAGATCGCCGCCGACAAGAAGTCATCCAACGAGCAACGCATCCGCATCCGCTTCGACGAGCCGATCGCGTTCGAGTCGCTGCAACGCGGCACGTTTACGGCGATCGTCCGCAGCAAGCCGACGGGCGACGGGGCGCCGCTCTCGGCCGAGCGGGTGATCCCCGTGATCATCGACCGCCGCCACCTCTGCCCGTTCTACGACGGCGACTTCACGCTCGACGGCGAGATCGAGCCCTGGCCCGAGCCCGCCTACGAGACGCCCGAGAAGCCGCTGTTGATCGGCCAGATCCAAGACTGGACCGGGCCGAAGGACGGCTCGTTCGCGTTCACCGTCGCGCAGGACGATGAACGGCTGATCTTCTCGGCGAAGGTGACGGACGAGAAGCTCGTCGCCGGCGACCGCCTCCAGTGGCTGCTCGACGCCCGGCCCGACTCGCAGCGGATGGCTGACCCCCGGCAGCGCGGCGGCACGTACCGGTTCTCGGTGACGGCGCCCGACGAGAACGGCGAGGCGACCGTCCGCGCGTTCGCCAACCGCGGCAGCCGCCGGCAGATGAAGGGCGTGAAGGGCGCCGCCCGCCGCGTCGATGGCGGTTACGAGGTCGAGCTGACCGTGCCGCAAAACGTCCTCGCCCGTCATCAGGGCGGCCAGCGCTGGAGCGAGTTCCAACTCGCCGCCATCCAGAGCGACGTCGACGACCCCGACCGCCCCGCCGCCGAGATCGTCTGGCGCGGCACATCCGACGCCCGCGCCCGAAACGCCAACTACGCGCGGTTCGAGCGCGTGGACTGA
- a CDS encoding DUF1569 domain-containing protein, whose translation MPKLRTLRLATLDDAIAEIERLRDHGYTPRGRWSLSQMSDHLTKVMRVGMDGSMPRLPWLARKMVWPLARWTLWRGAMISGAPAPKPVLPAEARDDESAIDRCLATLAEARDRREPIPPYVLLDGLTLDDWKRLMVIHAQHHLRFLEPTPTPTPQVAAQSTRSNRA comes from the coding sequence ATGCCCAAGCTCCGTACGCTGCGTCTCGCCACGCTGGACGACGCGATCGCCGAGATCGAGCGCCTGCGTGACCACGGCTACACGCCGCGTGGACGGTGGAGCCTGTCGCAGATGAGCGACCACCTGACCAAGGTGATGCGTGTGGGCATGGACGGCAGCATGCCACGGCTGCCTTGGCTAGCAAGAAAAATGGTCTGGCCGTTGGCGAGGTGGACGCTGTGGCGCGGCGCGATGATCTCGGGAGCGCCGGCTCCGAAGCCGGTCTTGCCGGCAGAAGCCCGCGACGACGAGTCGGCGATCGACCGGTGCCTCGCGACGCTCGCCGAGGCGCGCGACCGCCGCGAACCGATCCCGCCCTATGTCTTGTTGGATGGCCTGACGCTCGACGACTGGAAACGCCTGATGGTCATCCACGCGCAGCACCACCTCCGTTTCTTGGAACCGACGCCGACGCCAACGCCTCAAGTCGCCGCTCAGTCCACGCGCTCGAACCGCGCGTAG
- a CDS encoding autotransporter family protein: MAINFRELFALRAKRWMVPAATIAALVAAGAPPAWAADYFVTNATDSGAGSLRQAILDLNTAGAGTHSIAFSSSLGTISIANDLPPILGTGQNITITGNGNTVDGGTQHALLFIGGGVVEVSDLNLSNGHAQGGKGGGSQFGGTGGGGLGAGGALFVNDGATVTISGVAFTGNQATGGSGGDPASSAVGGGGGGGFRGNGGDSAPFTSGGGGGGGFGAPGGTGDLFGDAGGGGGGVSAPGGNASGSSAGSGGGGEGGSGSSSSIPGTNGQTYGGGGGGAAVNFSSGSAGGDFGGGGGGAGLSDGGNGGFGAGGGGGGGDGAGAGDGGSGGFGGGSGGRAGDGGNGGNGMGGAIFVRQGGSLTIVDSGVSGSQVTAGQGGFNMSPGSNGTTAGAGLYLHTGTTANVEVTNGQTSTWADDISGDGGLIKTGAGTLVLGGANTYGSATQVNAGTLVINGTHSSEVTVNGLGALGGTGTLNSFISNGTVRPGNSIGTLAVNNDAEFNPGSTLQIEINDGGTTAGVNNDLITAVDFNINGGTVVVISSGTAYTAGSTYTFLQAGHNVNGTFDSISDDLAFFDAVLGYTSDTAFFTLVASQADFHTLGHTVNQRSLGSFLDHLHHPPHDLQGLIDQMSPMSTSQVLMSLDQLTGSIYGSSLTASQQHATFYLSQLAQRLRGRMTPGDPLSSSGYADASDQQGADFMLVSYVPGGASAASSYPTNVTNHRAWVTGYGMGGSADGDGNADGFDYGLGGTQFAIEKAIAENWAAGFWGNTAWGQLSGDTLAQSTELESYHFGGYLVGFDGCDYWIALGGGGYNHTASSRNIGVGAVGGVAQANVDGGQATAYLERGRSFCHAGWTTQPYAALQYVYIGQEGFTENGAGPANLTVDAMDSHSMRSIVGGRISTDIARTCCRTLTPELRAAWVHEFLDTNQAFTASLPGVGGGFAVQGVDLGRDWALLGTGLNLQMGASTRLFGGYDLQVNDYQAMHIGSGGVEYVW; this comes from the coding sequence ATGGCGATCAATTTCCGCGAGCTGTTTGCGTTGCGCGCCAAACGCTGGATGGTCCCCGCCGCGACGATCGCGGCCCTCGTGGCGGCGGGCGCGCCGCCGGCTTGGGCGGCGGATTACTTCGTGACGAATGCAACGGACTCCGGCGCCGGTTCGCTGCGTCAGGCGATCCTCGACCTCAACACGGCCGGCGCGGGGACGCACAGCATCGCGTTTAGCTCGTCGCTGGGAACGATCAGCATCGCCAACGACTTGCCGCCGATCCTCGGCACTGGCCAGAACATCACGATCACCGGCAACGGCAACACAGTCGATGGCGGCACCCAGCACGCGCTGCTGTTCATCGGCGGCGGCGTGGTAGAGGTGAGCGACCTGAACCTCAGCAATGGCCACGCGCAGGGCGGAAAGGGCGGCGGTAGCCAGTTCGGCGGAACGGGCGGCGGCGGCCTCGGCGCCGGCGGGGCTCTGTTCGTCAACGACGGCGCGACGGTGACGATCTCTGGCGTTGCCTTTACCGGCAATCAAGCTACCGGGGGCAGTGGCGGCGATCCGGCGTCAAGTGCGGTCGGCGGCGGCGGCGGCGGCGGCTTCCGCGGCAATGGTGGCGACTCAGCACCTTTTACATCAGGCGGAGGTGGCGGTGGCGGGTTCGGCGCCCCAGGCGGCACGGGTGACTTGTTTGGCGATGCCGGTGGCGGTGGCGGTGGCGTCTCCGCTCCGGGCGGCAACGCTTCCGGTTCATCCGCCGGCAGCGGTGGAGGAGGTGAGGGCGGCTCGGGGTCCTCGTCGTCCATCCCGGGAACCAACGGCCAGACCTACGGCGGCGGCGGCGGTGGGGCCGCTGTCAATTTCTCATCGGGCAGCGCCGGCGGCGACTTTGGCGGCGGCGGCGGCGGCGCCGGTCTGAGCGATGGCGGCAACGGCGGTTTCGGTGCGGGCGGCGGCGGCGGCGGCGGCGACGGCGCCGGCGCCGGCGATGGCGGCAGCGGCGGTTTTGGCGGCGGCAGCGGCGGCCGCGCCGGCGATGGCGGCAACGGCGGCAACGGCATGGGCGGCGCCATCTTCGTCCGCCAGGGCGGCTCGTTGACCATCGTTGACTCAGGCGTCAGCGGCTCGCAAGTGACGGCTGGCCAGGGTGGCTTTAACATGTCTCCCGGTTCCAACGGCACTACCGCCGGCGCGGGCCTGTACCTCCACACCGGCACGACGGCGAACGTCGAGGTCACCAACGGACAGACCTCCACCTGGGCCGACGACATTTCCGGCGATGGCGGACTCATCAAGACCGGCGCGGGCACGCTGGTGCTAGGCGGCGCGAACACCTACGGCAGCGCCACGCAGGTTAACGCGGGAACCCTCGTCATCAACGGCACGCACTCGTCCGAAGTGACCGTCAACGGCCTCGGCGCCCTGGGCGGAACTGGAACCCTCAATTCGTTTATCTCCAACGGCACGGTGCGGCCGGGCAACTCGATCGGCACGCTTGCCGTCAACAACGACGCCGAGTTTAACCCCGGGAGCACCCTCCAGATCGAGATCAATGACGGCGGAACTACCGCCGGGGTCAACAACGACTTGATCACGGCAGTCGACTTCAACATCAACGGCGGCACGGTGGTGGTGATCTCGTCAGGGACCGCCTACACCGCCGGCTCGACCTACACATTCCTCCAAGCCGGTCACAACGTAAACGGCACGTTCGATAGCATCAGCGACGACCTGGCGTTCTTCGACGCGGTGCTTGGTTACACGTCCGACACGGCGTTCTTCACGCTTGTGGCGAGCCAAGCGGACTTCCACACCTTGGGCCACACCGTCAACCAGCGGTCGCTGGGCTCGTTCCTCGACCACCTCCACCACCCGCCGCACGACTTGCAGGGCCTAATCGACCAGATGTCGCCGATGTCGACATCGCAGGTGCTGATGTCGCTCGACCAGTTGACGGGTTCGATCTACGGCTCGTCGCTGACCGCGAGTCAGCAGCACGCGACGTTTTATCTCTCGCAGCTAGCGCAGCGGCTGCGTGGCCGGATGACCCCCGGCGACCCGCTGTCGAGCTCGGGCTACGCCGACGCGTCGGACCAACAAGGCGCCGATTTCATGCTGGTGTCGTACGTGCCGGGCGGCGCGAGCGCTGCTTCCTCGTACCCGACGAACGTGACCAACCACCGTGCGTGGGTGACGGGCTACGGCATGGGCGGCTCGGCCGACGGCGACGGCAACGCCGACGGCTTCGACTACGGCCTCGGCGGCACGCAGTTCGCCATCGAGAAAGCGATCGCCGAGAACTGGGCGGCCGGCTTCTGGGGCAACACGGCGTGGGGCCAACTGAGCGGCGACACGCTCGCGCAGTCAACGGAACTCGAGAGCTACCACTTCGGCGGCTACCTCGTCGGCTTTGACGGCTGCGATTACTGGATCGCGCTGGGCGGCGGCGGCTACAACCACACTGCCTCGAGCCGCAACATCGGCGTCGGCGCCGTGGGCGGCGTCGCGCAGGCGAACGTGGATGGCGGGCAAGCCACGGCGTACTTAGAACGGGGCCGTTCGTTCTGCCACGCCGGCTGGACGACGCAGCCCTACGCGGCGCTGCAGTACGTCTACATCGGCCAAGAAGGCTTCACGGAGAACGGCGCCGGTCCGGCGAACCTGACCGTCGACGCGATGGACTCGCACTCGATGCGCAGCATCGTCGGCGGGCGGATCTCGACCGACATCGCCCGGACCTGCTGCCGGACGCTAACGCCCGAGCTGCGCGCCGCGTGGGTCCACGAGTTCCTCGACACCAACCAAGCGTTCACCGCGTCGCTACCCGGCGTCGGCGGCGGCTTCGCCGTGCAAGGCGTTGACCTCGGCCGCGACTGGGCCCTCTTGGGAACCGGCCTCAACCTGCAGATGGGCGCCTCGACCCGCCTCTTCGGCGGATACGACCTGCAAGTCAACGACTACCAAGCGATGCACATCGGCTCGGGTGGTGTGGAGTACGTGTGGTGA